The DNA window ACGGCCCGCGGCGGTCCCCGCCTGCACCTGCGGGCGCACCATCTCTCGGCGCACACGCAGAACCCGTGGAGCGCGAAGAACGCCGTGACTTGCCCGGTAGGCGCTCGGAACGAGATGTAGTACGCGATCACCTCGTGCATCAGCCCCGACACGAGGAACGTCCCGAAcacgccggccggcgcgccgAGGCGTGCCTTGACGGGGTGGTAGACCGCCGGACGGAGCACCGCCGACGCCATGAGGTTCCACCTCCGTCCCCAGAAGTCCTGcagcgaggaggagaggtACGGTCTGTCGAACTGGGGCTCCAGCTCCATGCCCAGTgcgccggccaccgcggcgacgcacggcagGAGGAAGTCCAGGAAGCAGTACATGACCACGGCATAAAAGGTGCAGGCCATATAACCGTTCATCTCGTTCTTTTCACGGAGGAGGTAGAAGATGGCCACCGCCATGACGGCGAGCTTGATGGCCAGAGACACGATAGGCAGAGAGGCACGCTTGGCGACCACGCCGTCATCACTGGGCGGCTCTTGGGTGAGCTTAACCGGGAGAGCGGCGCTGAAGACGAAGGCGACGGTAGGGACGGAGGGATCCAGTGGGCCACGGccggaggcgaggaggaggagcttgaACTCACCTAGCCAGACGAGGAAGAAAGCCGCCGTTCCTCGGGCGCCGTAGAGCGGGATAGCAAACGGGAGCACGAGGAGAAGGGCAAGCACAGGGGTgaaggcgaggaggcggccaaTTCCAGGAGCTAGGTGGGCTGCAACGAGGCGCGCGT is part of the Oryza brachyantha chromosome 2, ObraRS2, whole genome shotgun sequence genome and encodes:
- the LOC102720025 gene encoding probable long-chain-alcohol O-fatty-acyltransferase 5, which gives rise to MLSFSSTRSLPSSYTRAIMHHAVVSVPVAVAAAMLYARLVAAHLAPGIGRLLAFTPVLALLLVLPFAIPLYGARGTAAFFLVWLGEFKLLLLASGRGPLDPSVPTVAFVFSAALPVKLTQEPPSDDGVVAKRASLPIVSLAIKLAVMAVAIFYLLREKNEMNGYMACTFYAVVMYCFLDFLLPCVAAVAGALGMELEPQFDRPYLSSSLQDFWGRRWNLMASAVLRPAVYHPVKARLGAPAGVFGTFLVSGLMHEVIAYYISFRAPTGQVTAFFALHGFCVCAERWCARRCRRGPPRAVATVLVVGFVAVTAFSLFFPAIFGDGVDDIFLAEFGALGSSFVFCGQRLLGHDH